In Candidatus Binataceae bacterium, a single window of DNA contains:
- a CDS encoding LLM class F420-dependent oxidoreductase — MKIGLLVAPNERSANPADLARAAETLGFESLWMPDHSVMPVHTATPLPETRPGEGGIPEVYYHMCDPFVAMAMAAAATTRLMVATGVLLVPERNPLLAANELASLDRFSGGRVILGIGAGWLREESELLGVDFAHRWTQTREHIAAMRELWTRDEASFDGRYVKFPPVRCYPKPARKGGPPVIIGSKDKNALRWVARWADGWCPIFLSPAQLRDELAKLKAECDSAGSDFERKEITLMRREMRGARAEVQAGLEQYAAAGAHRFVIMTLDAALRPENYQAELQRLASLYV, encoded by the coding sequence ATGAAGATAGGACTGCTGGTCGCGCCCAACGAGCGCAGCGCCAATCCGGCCGATCTCGCCCGCGCCGCCGAGACCCTCGGCTTCGAGTCGCTGTGGATGCCGGATCATTCGGTGATGCCCGTGCATACGGCCACCCCGCTGCCCGAGACGCGCCCCGGCGAGGGCGGAATCCCGGAAGTCTATTACCACATGTGCGATCCGTTCGTGGCGATGGCGATGGCGGCGGCGGCGACCACGCGCCTGATGGTCGCGACCGGCGTCCTGCTGGTGCCCGAGCGCAATCCGCTGCTGGCCGCCAACGAACTGGCCTCGCTCGACCGCTTTTCGGGCGGGCGCGTGATCCTCGGGATCGGCGCGGGATGGCTCCGCGAGGAATCGGAACTCCTCGGCGTGGACTTTGCCCATCGATGGACCCAGACGCGCGAGCACATCGCCGCGATGCGCGAGTTGTGGACGCGCGACGAGGCGTCGTTCGACGGCCGCTACGTAAAGTTCCCGCCGGTGCGATGCTATCCGAAGCCCGCGCGCAAGGGCGGTCCCCCGGTCATCATCGGCAGCAAGGACAAGAATGCGCTGCGCTGGGTGGCGCGATGGGCCGACGGATGGTGCCCGATTTTCCTGAGTCCCGCGCAGCTCAGAGACGAGCTCGCAAAGCTCAAGGCGGAATGCGATTCGGCCGGCAGCGACTTCGAGCGCAAGGAGATCACGCTGATGCGCCGCGAAATGCGCGGCGCGCGCGCCGAGGTGCAGGCGGGGCTCGAGCAGTACGCGGCCGCCGGGGCTCATCGGTTTGTCATCATGACGCTCGATGCGGCGTTAAGGCCCGAGAACTACCAGGCAGAGCTGCAGCGGCTCGCGTCGTTGTACGTATGA
- a CDS encoding NAD(P)-dependent oxidoreductase, whose amino-acid sequence MRIGFIGLGNMGGSMALNLMKAGHQVTVNDVRRQMAEPHLAGGAKWADSAAAVAKDAQVVFTSLPGPREVEAVALGEGGLISAMAPGSLYIDLSTNSPTVVRQVHARLKARGIRMLDAPVSGGVVGAKKATLAVMVGGSEADYNEVKPVLDAIGDKVTYIGEIGAGSVAKLVHNMIAICSTQLLAEAFTMGVKAGVSPEALLRAVQGGAYGQGMVLNAALPKMIFRGTFDRVTFALKLARKDLGLATELARELNVPMPMAAHAEQDFLEALNKGWGEKDSSATFMVQEERAGVKVRSSS is encoded by the coding sequence ATGCGAATCGGATTCATCGGGCTCGGCAACATGGGCGGTTCGATGGCGCTCAATCTCATGAAGGCGGGCCATCAGGTAACGGTCAACGACGTCCGGCGCCAGATGGCCGAACCGCATCTGGCCGGCGGCGCAAAATGGGCCGACAGCGCCGCCGCGGTTGCCAAAGACGCCCAGGTCGTCTTCACCTCGCTGCCGGGGCCGCGCGAGGTCGAGGCGGTGGCGCTTGGCGAGGGCGGGCTTATTAGCGCGATGGCGCCGGGGAGCCTGTATATCGACCTTTCGACCAATTCGCCCACGGTGGTGCGCCAGGTTCACGCGCGCCTTAAGGCGCGGGGCATCCGGATGCTCGACGCGCCCGTCAGCGGCGGGGTGGTCGGCGCTAAAAAGGCGACGCTCGCGGTGATGGTCGGCGGGAGCGAAGCGGATTACAACGAGGTCAAGCCGGTGCTCGACGCGATCGGCGACAAGGTCACCTACATCGGAGAGATCGGCGCCGGCTCGGTCGCCAAGCTGGTTCACAACATGATCGCGATCTGCTCGACCCAGTTGCTGGCCGAGGCCTTCACGATGGGCGTCAAGGCGGGCGTGTCACCCGAAGCGCTGCTGCGCGCGGTGCAGGGCGGCGCATACGGGCAGGGGATGGTGCTCAACGCGGCGCTGCCGAAGATGATCTTTCGCGGCACCTTCGACCGCGTGACCTTCGCGCTCAAGCTCGCGCGCAAGGACCTGGGTCTCGCGACCGAGCTCGCGCGCGAGCTCAACGTGCCGATGCCGATGGCGGCGCACGCCGAGCAGGATTTCCTCGAGGCGCTCAACAAGGGCTGGGGCGAGAAGGACTCTTCGGCGACGTTCATGGTCCAGGAAGAGCGCGCCGGCGTTAAGGTCCGCAGCTCTTCGTAG
- a CDS encoding ubiquitin-like small modifier protein 1, giving the protein MQVKVRVPTPLRRFTGGNDEVAAAGESVRAVIEDLEKRHPGMRERLLDDQGELRRFVNIYLNGDDIRFLNQLNSQVKDGDDISIVPAIAGGE; this is encoded by the coding sequence ATGCAAGTCAAGGTACGAGTCCCGACCCCGCTGCGCAGGTTTACCGGGGGTAACGACGAGGTTGCGGCCGCGGGCGAATCGGTCCGCGCGGTTATCGAGGACCTCGAAAAGCGCCATCCCGGGATGCGCGAGCGGCTGCTCGACGATCAGGGCGAGCTGCGCCGTTTCGTCAATATCTATCTGAACGGCGACGACATTCGCTTCCTCAACCAGCTCAACTCACAGGTCAAGGATGGCGACGATATTTCAATCGTCCCTGCGATCGCCGGCGGCGAATAG
- a CDS encoding HAD hydrolase-like protein — protein MSGALQTRRRRSRVAGGKGALRRALAAGHMLWMFDFDNTLAPLEPAVDWAGSRRELQAWLAAQGVSQALFGEFPRGNLVLYEALRARLCAGGDIARAVLGGLGEASAACGGGRLSETARSILDGACAIIERHELAGVRSVAPATGALELLRALRAAGATVAVVTSNSSRTVAAWLKAQAADGRADAVELVDLIVGRDSGLPLKPSPATLERALALCTAASANAAFVGDSEADLNAAKAAAVRFYGISATAEGRDRLTALGASPVFSSPAAMAIYLDMPIEGTAAERSDL, from the coding sequence GTGAGCGGCGCCTTGCAGACGCGCAGGCGGCGCAGCCGTGTGGCCGGCGGCAAGGGCGCGCTGCGGCGCGCCCTCGCCGCCGGCCACATGCTCTGGATGTTCGACTTCGACAATACGCTCGCGCCGCTGGAGCCGGCCGTCGATTGGGCGGGCAGCCGGCGCGAGCTGCAGGCATGGCTCGCCGCGCAAGGGGTGTCGCAAGCGCTGTTCGGGGAGTTCCCGCGCGGCAACCTGGTGCTGTACGAGGCGCTGCGCGCGCGGCTCTGCGCGGGCGGCGACATCGCCCGCGCGGTGCTGGGCGGTCTTGGAGAGGCGTCCGCAGCCTGCGGCGGCGGACGCCTCTCCGAGACCGCGCGCTCGATCCTCGACGGCGCTTGCGCCATCATCGAGCGCCACGAACTCGCCGGCGTGCGCTCGGTCGCACCCGCTACGGGTGCGCTCGAACTGCTCCGCGCGCTCCGCGCCGCGGGCGCGACGGTCGCCGTCGTCACGTCGAATTCCTCACGCACCGTTGCCGCCTGGCTTAAGGCGCAGGCGGCCGACGGACGGGCCGACGCGGTCGAGTTGGTCGATCTGATTGTCGGCCGCGATAGCGGCCTCCCCCTGAAGCCGTCGCCCGCGACGCTCGAGCGCGCGCTTGCCCTTTGCACGGCCGCCTCGGCCAACGCGGCCTTCGTCGGCGACAGCGAGGCCGATCTCAATGCCGCCAAGGCGGCCGCAGTGCGATTCTACGGTATCAGCGCCACGGCCGAGGGACGTGACCGGCTGACGGCGCTTGGCGCATCGCCGGTCTTTTCCTCGCCGGCCGCGATGGCGATTTATCTCGATATGCCAATCGAAGGAACAGCTGCGGAGCGGTCGGATTTGTGA
- a CDS encoding HesA/MoeB/ThiF family protein has translation MGEQPQLEKATVLVVGMGGLGVPAACALARDGAKRIGLVDPDPVELSNLPRQVIYGAASLGRRKVEAAAERLRHDHCDLRVDTYPVALDAANAADLIGRHDFVIDATDDPSAKFLISDTCLALERPFIYAGVLGMTGQAMTVLPGRTACLRCLFEQPPDPGEIASCREAGIIGPVAALIGEIEAAEAIRWLGGGVPLLAGKILTYDGSVSGRMRTFEVSARAGCACGAARHAANAAAVPCGRDHPRN, from the coding sequence TTGGGAGAGCAGCCACAATTGGAGAAAGCAACGGTTTTGGTGGTCGGGATGGGCGGGCTGGGTGTTCCGGCCGCCTGTGCGCTCGCGCGGGACGGCGCGAAGCGCATTGGCCTTGTCGATCCGGACCCGGTCGAACTCTCCAATCTCCCGCGCCAGGTGATCTACGGCGCAGCTAGCCTCGGGCGGCGCAAGGTCGAGGCAGCGGCCGAGCGCCTTCGTCACGACCACTGTGACCTCCGCGTCGACACGTATCCGGTCGCGCTCGACGCCGCGAACGCCGCCGATCTGATCGGACGCCATGACTTCGTGATCGACGCGACCGACGATCCCTCCGCCAAGTTTCTCATTAGCGACACGTGCCTCGCGCTCGAACGCCCCTTCATTTATGCCGGCGTGCTCGGGATGACGGGCCAGGCGATGACCGTGCTGCCCGGGCGCACGGCGTGTCTGCGATGCCTGTTCGAGCAGCCGCCCGATCCGGGCGAGATTGCGAGCTGCCGCGAGGCAGGAATAATCGGCCCGGTCGCGGCCCTGATCGGCGAGATCGAAGCGGCGGAAGCGATCCGCTGGCTGGGCGGCGGCGTGCCTCTGCTCGCGGGAAAAATTCTGACCTATGACGGATCAGTGAGCGGCCGAATGCGCACGTTCGAGGTGAGCGCGCGCGCCGGATGCGCCTGCGGGGCGGCCCGGCATGCAGCAAACGCGGCGGCGGTGCCATGCGGCCGCGACCATCCGCGCAATTAG
- the sat gene encoding sulfate adenylyltransferase, translating to MSTAHGDPITAHGGGGLVDLNAPAAERDAIARHAEGLTTVRLGARDLADLEMLASGAFSPLTGFMGEADYVRSRDAMRLAAGVPWSIPITLGIAEAEAPRLKPGGEIALADGDGVRLAILKLAEIYKVDRAREAEAVFGTADPAHPGAANVLATPPWCLGGSVTLFGEIPGRTFLEYRLAPRQTRAAFAERGWRKIVAFQTRNPTHRAHEYIQKAALEICDGLLLHPLVGETKGDDVPAAVRMETYKVLLDLYYPRNRAMLSVMPAHMRYGGPREAILHAIIRRNYGCTHFIVGRDHAGVGSYYGTYDAQKIFERFSAAEIGITPLTFENTFYCKRCGAMASYKTCPHEDSDRLLLSGTRVREMLRAGESPPPEYTRPEIAEILMRAMRPGG from the coding sequence ATGAGCACCGCGCATGGCGATCCGATCACCGCACACGGCGGCGGAGGGCTGGTCGATCTGAATGCGCCCGCGGCGGAGCGCGACGCGATCGCGCGCCACGCCGAAGGGCTCACGACGGTGCGGCTCGGCGCGCGGGACCTGGCTGACCTCGAGATGCTGGCCTCGGGCGCATTCTCGCCGCTTACAGGTTTCATGGGCGAGGCGGACTACGTGCGCTCGCGGGACGCGATGCGTCTGGCCGCGGGCGTGCCGTGGTCGATTCCGATCACGCTCGGAATCGCCGAGGCCGAGGCGCCCAGGCTCAAGCCGGGCGGGGAGATCGCGCTAGCCGACGGCGATGGCGTCCGCCTCGCGATTCTCAAGCTCGCCGAAATCTACAAGGTTGACCGCGCACGCGAGGCCGAGGCCGTCTTCGGCACCGCCGACCCTGCGCATCCGGGCGCAGCCAACGTGCTCGCGACGCCGCCATGGTGTCTCGGCGGAAGCGTGACCCTGTTCGGCGAGATTCCCGGCCGGACTTTTCTCGAATACCGGCTCGCACCGCGCCAGACGCGGGCCGCGTTCGCCGAGCGCGGATGGCGCAAGATTGTCGCCTTTCAGACCCGCAACCCCACCCATCGCGCCCACGAATACATCCAGAAGGCGGCGCTCGAGATCTGCGACGGGCTTTTGCTTCATCCGCTCGTCGGCGAGACCAAGGGCGACGATGTTCCGGCCGCGGTGCGGATGGAGACCTACAAGGTGCTGCTGGACCTGTACTATCCGCGCAACCGCGCGATGCTCTCCGTGATGCCGGCGCATATGCGCTACGGCGGACCGCGCGAGGCCATCCTGCACGCCATCATCCGGCGCAACTACGGCTGCACGCACTTCATCGTTGGGCGCGACCATGCCGGGGTGGGCAGTTACTACGGCACCTACGACGCGCAAAAGATTTTCGAGCGCTTCAGCGCCGCGGAAATCGGCATCACGCCACTGACCTTCGAGAATACCTTTTATTGCAAGCGGTGCGGCGCGATGGCGTCGTACAAGACCTGCCCGCACGAGGATTCGGACCGGCTACTGCTGTCGGGAACCCGGGTCCGCGAGATGCTCCGCGCCGGCGAGTCGCCTCCGCCCGAGTACACTCGTCCTGAAATAGCGGAGATCCTGATGCGCGCGATGCGCCCGGGCGGCTGA
- the cysC gene encoding adenylyl-sulfate kinase, which produces MRGRDSTTMSDGFTLWFTGLSGAGKSTLAWLAAEELRRLGYRVEILDGDEVRTHLSKGLGFSKEDRDTNIRRIGFVCKLLARNGVIAIAAAISPYREIRDEVRKQHERFFEAYVECPLDTLVERDVKGLYKKALAGELKGFTGVSDPYEPPINHELTVNTSSETPEESLARLLGSLEALGYISLKGAQR; this is translated from the coding sequence ATCAGGGGGCGTGATTCCACCACGATGAGCGACGGTTTCACTTTGTGGTTCACCGGCTTGTCCGGAGCGGGCAAGTCAACGCTGGCATGGCTGGCGGCTGAGGAATTGCGGCGGCTGGGGTACCGAGTCGAGATCCTCGACGGCGACGAGGTGCGCACCCATCTGTCGAAGGGACTGGGATTTTCCAAGGAAGACCGCGACACCAACATCCGGCGCATCGGGTTCGTCTGCAAGCTGCTCGCGCGCAACGGCGTGATCGCGATCGCGGCGGCTATCTCGCCTTACCGCGAGATTCGCGACGAAGTGCGCAAGCAGCACGAGCGTTTCTTCGAAGCGTACGTGGAATGTCCGCTGGACACCCTGGTCGAACGCGACGTCAAGGGGCTTTACAAGAAGGCGCTCGCCGGCGAGCTCAAGGGTTTCACCGGCGTGTCCGATCCGTACGAGCCGCCGATTAACCATGAGCTGACCGTTAACACGAGCAGCGAAACTCCGGAGGAGAGCCTCGCCCGGCTGCTCGGCAGCCTCGAGGCGCTCGGCTACATCAGCCTCAAGGGAGCGCAGCGATGA
- a CDS encoding PLP-dependent cysteine synthase family protein, with protein sequence MATIFQSSLRSPAANSEEHVPAARAHSVLELIGNTPLLEITRVCAGLLRPGVRLFAKLEGFNPGGSVKDRAARHMIELGLKRGELRPGKTIIDSTSGNTGIALAMVGAALGYPVEIVMASNVSRERKKIIEAFGAKPIYSDPLEGSDGAIVMARKIITADPERYFKPDQYNNEANPLAHFETTGPEIWRQTRGRITHFVAGVGTGGTVMGTGRYLKSQNPAVRVVGVEPDDAMHGLEGLKHMASSLVPGIFHAEELDDRLAVSTEDAYEMVYALGQIEGVLVGQSCGAALVAALRVARGLREGCVVTVFPDFGDKYLSTNLWIGWEQWRKERLQKLISKWNASANGIT encoded by the coding sequence ATGGCGACGATATTTCAATCGTCCCTGCGATCGCCGGCGGCGAATAGCGAAGAGCACGTGCCGGCGGCGCGGGCGCACAGCGTGCTCGAGCTGATCGGCAACACGCCGCTGCTCGAGATCACGCGCGTGTGCGCGGGGCTGCTCCGCCCCGGCGTGCGACTTTTCGCCAAGCTCGAGGGCTTCAACCCCGGCGGCTCGGTCAAGGACCGCGCCGCGCGCCACATGATCGAGCTCGGGCTCAAGCGCGGCGAGCTGCGTCCCGGCAAAACCATCATCGACTCGACCTCGGGCAACACCGGGATCGCGCTCGCGATGGTCGGCGCGGCGCTCGGTTATCCGGTCGAGATCGTGATGGCCTCCAACGTTAGCCGCGAGCGCAAGAAGATAATCGAGGCTTTCGGGGCCAAGCCGATCTACTCCGACCCGCTCGAAGGATCCGACGGCGCGATCGTGATGGCGCGCAAGATCATCACCGCCGATCCCGAGCGCTATTTCAAACCCGACCAGTACAACAACGAGGCCAATCCGCTGGCCCATTTCGAGACCACCGGCCCCGAAATCTGGCGTCAGACCCGCGGCCGCATTACCCACTTCGTCGCCGGAGTCGGCACCGGCGGCACCGTGATGGGCACCGGCCGCTACCTCAAGTCGCAAAACCCCGCGGTAAGGGTGGTCGGAGTCGAGCCGGACGACGCGATGCACGGGCTCGAGGGGCTGAAACACATGGCGTCGTCGCTCGTGCCGGGCATCTTTCACGCCGAGGAGCTGGACGACCGGCTCGCGGTCAGCACCGAGGACGCCTACGAGATGGTCTATGCGCTCGGCCAGATCGAGGGCGTGCTGGTCGGGCAATCGTGCGGGGCGGCCCTGGTGGCGGCCTTGCGGGTGGCGCGGGGTTTGCGCGAGGGATGCGTGGTGACCGTATTTCCGGACTTCGGTGACAAGTACCTGTCCACCAATCTGTGGATCGGATGGGAACAGTGGCGCAAGGAGCGCCTGCAAAAGCTCATCAGCAAATGGAACGCCTCCGCGAACGGTATTACCTGA
- a CDS encoding threonine synthase — MSYVTNLKCRECGQEYPIKPLHVCEDCFGPLEVTYDYAKIRAAISRATIAARPHNLWRYRELLPVDGEPEAGPHSGFTPLLHARRLGAELGLKKLYIKDDTVNHPTLSYKDRVVSVAITKARDFGFTTVSCASTGNLATAVAAHAARAGLRSVIFMPEGVESGKIVGSSIYGARVITIRGNYDDVNRLCSEIADKYGWAFVNINLRPYYTEGAKTFGFEVAEQLGWKLPNHIVLPTAGGTILPKVAKALKELKEVGLIHSGEFKIHCAQAAGAAPVINALHKGTDLITPVKPDTIAKSIAIGNPADGFYVLRAVRESGGWGEMATDPEIIDAIKLLARTEGVFAEPAGGTTLAVALKLIAAGRIKTDESVVVSITGNGYKTLEAVAQSIEPPLVIEARLKDFDAIYESLGDGKRSLKGAA; from the coding sequence ATGAGCTACGTCACCAACCTTAAGTGCCGCGAATGCGGCCAGGAATACCCGATCAAGCCGCTGCACGTATGCGAGGATTGCTTCGGCCCGCTCGAAGTCACCTATGACTACGCGAAAATTCGCGCCGCCATCTCGCGCGCGACGATCGCCGCGCGCCCGCACAACCTCTGGCGCTATCGCGAGCTGCTGCCGGTGGACGGCGAGCCCGAGGCGGGGCCGCATTCCGGCTTCACGCCGCTTCTGCACGCGCGCCGGCTCGGCGCGGAACTGGGGCTCAAGAAGCTTTACATCAAGGACGACACGGTCAACCATCCGACGCTCTCTTACAAGGACCGCGTGGTGTCGGTGGCGATCACCAAGGCGCGCGATTTCGGCTTCACCACGGTCTCCTGCGCTTCGACCGGCAACCTGGCGACCGCGGTCGCGGCGCATGCGGCGCGTGCGGGGCTCCGGTCGGTGATCTTCATGCCCGAGGGCGTCGAGTCGGGAAAAATCGTCGGCTCGTCGATTTACGGCGCGCGGGTGATCACGATCCGCGGCAACTACGACGACGTCAACCGGCTGTGCAGCGAGATCGCCGACAAGTACGGATGGGCCTTCGTCAATATCAATCTGCGCCCGTATTACACCGAGGGCGCCAAGACCTTCGGTTTCGAGGTCGCCGAGCAGCTCGGATGGAAGCTGCCCAACCATATCGTGCTGCCGACGGCGGGCGGCACGATCCTGCCCAAGGTCGCCAAGGCGCTCAAGGAACTCAAGGAGGTCGGCCTGATCCATAGCGGCGAGTTCAAGATTCATTGCGCGCAGGCGGCCGGCGCGGCGCCGGTGATCAACGCCCTGCACAAGGGCACCGACCTGATCACGCCGGTCAAGCCCGACACGATCGCCAAGTCGATCGCGATCGGCAATCCGGCCGACGGCTTTTACGTGCTGCGCGCCGTACGCGAATCCGGCGGATGGGGCGAGATGGCGACGGACCCCGAAATCATCGACGCGATCAAGCTGCTCGCGCGCACCGAGGGCGTCTTTGCCGAGCCGGCCGGCGGCACCACGCTCGCGGTGGCGCTCAAACTCATCGCCGCCGGGCGCATCAAGACCGACGAGAGCGTGGTGGTGTCGATCACAGGCAACGGCTACAAGACGCTCGAGGCGGTCGCGCAAAGCATCGAGCCGCCGCTCGTGATCGAGGCGCGGCTCAAGGACTTCGACGCGATCTATGAAAGCCTGGGCGACGGCAAGCGCTCGCTCAAGGGCGCGGCCTGA
- a CDS encoding nuclear transport factor 2 family protein, producing the protein MSDRQTILEANRAFYRAFESLDADAMGAVWLREPRIVCIHPGWNRLVGWGPIMNSWERIFENVFEMKFELTDPQVMSSGDLAVVVVEENLLQRGYDGASRSRVLATNVFERADGRWWMVSHQGSPVLEPSESGEPPLQ; encoded by the coding sequence ATGTCCGACCGCCAAACGATCCTCGAGGCGAACCGCGCATTTTACCGGGCCTTCGAGAGCCTCGACGCCGATGCCATGGGCGCGGTGTGGCTGCGCGAGCCGCGCATCGTCTGTATCCATCCCGGATGGAACCGGCTCGTCGGGTGGGGCCCGATCATGAACAGCTGGGAGCGGATCTTCGAAAACGTCTTCGAGATGAAGTTCGAGCTGACCGATCCGCAGGTGATGTCGAGCGGCGACCTGGCGGTGGTGGTGGTCGAGGAAAATCTTCTCCAGCGCGGCTACGACGGCGCGTCGCGCTCGCGCGTGCTGGCGACCAATGTCTTCGAACGCGCGGACGGACGGTGGTGGATGGTGTCGCATCAGGGCTCGCCGGTGCTGGAACCGTCGGAGAGCGGAGAACCGCCATTGCAATAG
- a CDS encoding carboxymuconolactone decarboxylase family protein: MADDKREKGMEIRTQLWGEKGAKAGDAFLSGFDPDFGKFLNDELFGGIWARPGLPIKTRSMITMAALLALGRGAELRVHMRGALNLGITHTELKEMIFHLSQYSGVPSAVEAIRAFTEVTAPPKK; this comes from the coding sequence ATGGCCGACGACAAGCGTGAAAAAGGGATGGAGATACGCACCCAGTTGTGGGGCGAGAAGGGCGCCAAGGCGGGCGATGCATTCCTGAGCGGCTTCGACCCCGACTTCGGCAAATTTCTGAACGACGAACTGTTCGGCGGCATCTGGGCCCGTCCCGGCCTGCCGATCAAAACCCGCTCGATGATCACGATGGCGGCGCTGCTCGCGCTCGGCCGCGGCGCGGAATTGCGGGTTCACATGCGCGGCGCGCTCAACCTCGGCATCACGCATACCGAGCTCAAGGAGATGATCTTCCATCTCTCGCAATACAGCGGCGTGCCGAGCGCGGTCGAGGCGATTCGCGCCTTCACCGAGGTCACCGCGCCCCCCAAGAAGTAG
- a CDS encoding dienelactone hydrolase family protein: protein MSDDEELSLRIVGIEPGAQPPGGELAGGQGLKLLTTRGEIPLIVHEEQGARGAHEAQAPGRAVVCISGALGGFDGPAKLYVRLGEEMPARGIAVVRLNYRMPNEFGECVLDTMAGLAFAKATHHERAALIGHSFGGAVAINAGTLAPAVATVIAVSSQLYGAHVVAELAPRPLLLLHGAADTILPHECSERLYERAQEPRTLKLFPGVGHRFSEAPDELMETVRDWLLAHL, encoded by the coding sequence ATGAGCGACGACGAAGAACTAAGCCTGCGTATCGTCGGGATCGAGCCGGGTGCGCAGCCGCCCGGAGGCGAGCTTGCCGGCGGGCAGGGCCTCAAGCTTCTCACCACGCGCGGCGAAATCCCGCTAATCGTACATGAGGAGCAAGGTGCGCGGGGCGCGCACGAGGCGCAGGCGCCCGGCCGCGCCGTCGTATGTATCAGCGGCGCGCTTGGCGGATTCGACGGCCCCGCAAAGCTGTATGTGCGGCTCGGCGAGGAGATGCCGGCGCGCGGGATCGCGGTGGTGCGGCTCAACTACCGGATGCCCAACGAGTTCGGCGAATGCGTGCTCGACACGATGGCGGGTCTCGCGTTTGCGAAAGCGACGCATCACGAGCGCGCGGCGCTCATCGGCCACTCCTTCGGCGGCGCGGTCGCGATCAACGCGGGCACGCTCGCGCCGGCGGTTGCGACGGTGATCGCGGTCTCGAGCCAACTGTACGGCGCGCACGTGGTGGCCGAGCTGGCGCCGCGCCCGCTGCTGCTCCTGCACGGCGCCGCGGACACGATCTTGCCGCACGAATGTTCCGAGCGGCTCTATGAGCGCGCGCAGGAGCCGCGGACGCTGAAGCTTTTTCCCGGCGTCGGCCATCGCTTCAGCGAAGCACCCGACGAATTGATGGAAACCGTCCGCGACTGGCTGCTCGCTCATCTTTGA
- a CDS encoding NIL domain-containing protein, giving the protein MERLRERYYLTYPKSLIREPLLYHLVKKFDLVFNIRGASVSESMGLVAVEFEGSSEQIERALAWLRQSGVTVEPIEKNVIE; this is encoded by the coding sequence ATGGAACGCCTCCGCGAACGGTATTACCTGACCTATCCCAAGTCGCTCATCCGCGAGCCGCTGCTGTATCACCTGGTCAAGAAGTTCGACCTCGTGTTCAACATCCGCGGGGCGAGCGTCTCGGAATCGATGGGACTGGTTGCGGTCGAGTTCGAAGGATCGAGCGAACAGATCGAGCGCGCACTCGCGTGGCTGCGGCAAAGTGGAGTCACCGTCGAGCCGATCGAAAAGAACGTGATCGAATAG